The Sciurus carolinensis chromosome 18, mSciCar1.2, whole genome shotgun sequence genome contains a region encoding:
- the Nupr2 gene encoding nuclear protein 2 gives MDPGPEPAAPRVHPARPPPAEAKRPVSYEEELYDCLDYYYLRDFPASGAGHSKGRTRREQELRTNRQVPGGHERKVAQRLLNGQRKRRQCQLQPRPRTRLA, from the coding sequence ATGGACCCGGGCCCCGAGCCTGCTGCCCCCCGCGTCCACCCGGCCCGGCCGCCGCCCGCTGAGGCGAAGCGGCCGGTGAGCTACGAGGAGGAGCTGTACGACTGCCTCGACTACTACTACCTGCGCGACTTCCCGGCCTCTGGGGCGGGGCACAGCAAGGGCCGGACGCGGCGCGAGCAAGAACTGCGCACTAACCGGCAGGTTCCCGGCGGTCACGAGCGCAAGGTCGCGCAGAGGCTCCTCAACGGCCAGCGAAAGCGTCGCCAGTGCCAGCTGCAGCCCCGGCCGCGCACTCGCCTTGCCTAA